A region of Chitinophaga horti DNA encodes the following proteins:
- a CDS encoding SusC/RagA family TonB-linked outer membrane protein, with protein sequence MKNFTEVNSSPPAWLAMAFVWMMMLTPLLANAQKTISGKVTNESQQPVFRASVQVKGTTTGAITDDKGQFSLAAKVGDVLLISSMEYESAAVTVGSESIVNVTLKSSVSGLNEVVVIGYGTVRKKDLTGSVASLRAGDIKAEGVSNVGRALQGKLPGVTVESAGGDPGAGTRILIRGVGTLGNSAPLYLVDGVQVANINNIAPGDIESMDILKDASAAAIYGSRAANGVVLVTTKSGKAGKTAIQFSTNVGLQKIDHAWDVLNASEWATVSNAAHDAAGLPRLAIAANPAALGKGTDWQDAIYRTAVIQQYQLSISGGNESSRYSVSGEYNDQDGIVDVTGYSRYGMRVKSETTKGKIKIGETVLLTREKWTRMPGGWGGQGGNPVGSAAKMIPAFQIYDSTAIGGFSGASGPVVNIANPVAQLYLEDITNEVTSILANAFAEVSLLPSLKYRFNLGYTSSFGATDDYHRRYNVGSLFSHPTNDLSQSKDRNQLVLAENTLNFTQDFGKHSIQALVGYTYQKYQYNYWLASKTNLPDGLRELDAASGTANVAGNRTENVLLSTLGRVIYSYDDRYLLTASFRRDGSSRFGAGNRYGNFPSVAVGWNISNEAFWSIPPTTLSSLKLRGSYGILGNQEIGDYQYSAAIASNINYVGGPDQQKWFGAIQTAFASPNIKWENTKTVNVGIDAGFFNGKLNLTADYFEKRTTDVLLNVPIPGSAGSSSNPVINAGTLQNKGFEMGLSHSNEVDPFSYNVTGTFTTLRNKVIELGTGSQQIFGGQPTHHGASTTLTQAGGEVAAFYLIKSLGIFQSQAEIDAYTNKDGELIQPNAAPGDIKFFDANGDGLISNSDRVNMGSPFPKFEYGLGFNVSAYNFDLNAFMQGTSGNKIYNGMRQDLEGMNLEMNYSRATLNAWTAAKPTNVPRAVINDPNFNAQTSSRFLENGSYFRLKTLQLGYNVPEKALERIKISSLRAYLSADNLFTITKYTGFNPDLGRTGTILDRGVDYGHVAYPLARVLSVGLQLGL encoded by the coding sequence ATGAAAAATTTCACAGAGGTGAACAGTTCACCGCCTGCCTGGCTGGCAATGGCGTTTGTATGGATGATGATGCTAACTCCACTTTTAGCCAACGCACAAAAAACGATTTCAGGTAAGGTTACGAATGAATCTCAACAACCGGTCTTCCGCGCTTCGGTGCAGGTAAAGGGCACTACCACAGGCGCTATCACTGACGATAAAGGCCAGTTTTCGCTTGCTGCAAAGGTGGGCGATGTATTACTGATTTCTTCTATGGAGTACGAGTCGGCAGCGGTAACGGTCGGCAGTGAGAGTATAGTGAATGTTACACTCAAAAGCAGCGTATCCGGTTTAAACGAAGTAGTGGTGATCGGTTACGGAACGGTACGTAAAAAGGACCTTACCGGTTCTGTCGCCTCCTTAAGGGCGGGCGATATTAAGGCGGAAGGCGTGAGTAACGTAGGCCGTGCCTTGCAGGGCAAGCTGCCCGGCGTCACTGTCGAATCGGCCGGTGGCGACCCCGGTGCCGGTACGCGCATCCTCATCAGGGGCGTGGGTACTTTGGGTAACTCGGCGCCGCTGTACCTGGTAGACGGGGTGCAGGTGGCTAATATCAATAACATTGCACCAGGCGATATCGAATCGATGGATATTCTTAAAGATGCCTCCGCAGCGGCGATCTACGGTTCGCGTGCGGCCAACGGCGTGGTGCTGGTGACCACGAAGTCGGGCAAGGCTGGCAAAACAGCCATCCAGTTCAGTACGAATGTCGGCCTGCAAAAGATAGATCATGCCTGGGATGTGTTGAATGCCTCCGAGTGGGCTACGGTAAGTAATGCGGCACACGATGCAGCAGGTTTACCGCGACTGGCGATCGCAGCCAACCCGGCGGCGCTGGGCAAGGGTACGGATTGGCAGGATGCGATCTATCGTACTGCGGTGATACAGCAATACCAGCTATCGATCAGCGGTGGTAATGAATCTTCGCGCTACAGTGTATCGGGTGAGTATAACGACCAGGACGGTATCGTTGACGTAACAGGCTACAGCCGTTATGGTATGCGTGTAAAGTCAGAAACAACCAAAGGCAAGATCAAGATCGGCGAAACGGTGTTGCTCACAAGGGAAAAGTGGACCAGGATGCCCGGCGGCTGGGGCGGCCAGGGTGGTAACCCTGTAGGCTCTGCAGCAAAGATGATCCCTGCTTTCCAGATATATGACAGTACCGCTATCGGTGGCTTCTCGGGCGCAAGCGGACCAGTGGTGAACATCGCCAACCCGGTTGCGCAGCTGTATCTTGAGGACATTACGAACGAAGTAACCTCCATTCTCGCCAATGCTTTTGCAGAGGTGAGCCTGTTGCCATCTTTAAAATACCGGTTTAACTTAGGTTACACCAGCTCTTTCGGTGCCACGGACGACTACCATCGCCGCTATAATGTAGGCTCGCTGTTCTCACATCCTACTAACGATTTAAGTCAGTCTAAAGACAGGAACCAGTTAGTGCTGGCGGAAAATACGCTCAACTTCACGCAGGATTTCGGTAAACACAGCATACAGGCCCTGGTAGGTTATACCTACCAGAAGTACCAGTACAATTATTGGCTGGCCAGCAAAACCAATTTGCCTGACGGTCTCCGCGAGCTGGATGCCGCTTCCGGTACGGCTAACGTGGCGGGCAACCGTACAGAGAATGTACTGCTCTCTACACTCGGCCGCGTGATCTATTCTTACGATGACCGCTACTTGCTGACGGCCAGCTTCCGCCGCGACGGTTCTTCGCGTTTCGGCGCAGGCAACCGGTACGGCAATTTCCCATCTGTAGCCGTGGGCTGGAATATCTCTAATGAAGCTTTCTGGTCTATCCCACCCACTACCTTGTCATCACTGAAGCTGAGAGGTAGCTACGGTATTTTAGGTAACCAGGAAATTGGCGACTACCAATACAGCGCGGCCATTGCTTCTAACATCAACTACGTGGGTGGTCCGGATCAGCAGAAATGGTTCGGCGCTATCCAAACGGCATTTGCATCTCCCAATATCAAATGGGAAAACACGAAGACCGTTAACGTGGGTATCGATGCGGGTTTCTTTAATGGCAAGCTAAACCTCACGGCCGATTATTTTGAGAAGAGAACGACGGATGTACTGTTAAACGTGCCTATCCCCGGTTCGGCCGGTTCTTCTTCCAACCCGGTGATCAATGCCGGCACCTTGCAGAACAAAGGTTTCGAGATGGGATTGAGTCATAGTAATGAAGTAGACCCGTTCAGTTATAATGTAACCGGTACGTTCACCACGCTTCGTAACAAAGTGATCGAACTGGGTACAGGTTCGCAACAGATATTCGGCGGACAACCAACGCATCACGGCGCGTCTACTACATTAACGCAGGCGGGTGGCGAAGTGGCTGCTTTCTACCTGATCAAGTCACTCGGTATTTTCCAGTCGCAGGCGGAGATTGATGCTTACACCAATAAAGACGGTGAACTGATCCAGCCGAATGCTGCACCCGGCGATATCAAATTCTTCGATGCGAATGGCGATGGTCTTATCAGTAACTCCGACCGCGTAAACATGGGTAGTCCTTTCCCTAAGTTTGAATACGGGCTTGGCTTCAATGTATCTGCCTACAACTTCGACCTGAATGCATTTATGCAGGGTACCTCCGGCAACAAGATTTACAATGGTATGCGCCAGGACCTCGAAGGCATGAACCTGGAAATGAACTACAGCCGTGCCACGCTTAACGCCTGGACTGCAGCAAAGCCGACAAACGTGCCAAGGGCAGTGATCAACGATCCTAACTTCAATG
- a CDS encoding LLM class flavin-dependent oxidoreductase: MKKIGFLSFGHWSNHPAYQARTAGDTLLQSIDLAVAAEEIGLDGAYFRVHHFAAQLASPFPLLSAIGAKTSRIEIGTGVIDMRYENPLYMVEDAGAADLISGGRLQLGISRGSPEQVIDGWRYFGYEPAAGETDADMGRRKALQFLEHLKGVGFAQPNPYPMFLNPPGLLRLEPHSAGLRDRIWWGAASDATAIWAAENGMYLQSSTLKFDESGKPFHIQQAEQIRAYKEAWKKAGHTREPRVSVSRSIFALMNDRDRQYFGQDTRSADKFGYIESDRRAVFGKSYAGEPDQLIKELAKDEAIQEADTLLLTIPNTLGVDYNVHVLSSILEHVAPGLGWR; this comes from the coding sequence ATGAAGAAAATAGGATTCTTATCGTTCGGCCATTGGTCTAATCATCCTGCCTACCAGGCCCGTACAGCAGGCGACACCTTACTCCAGTCGATTGATCTGGCCGTTGCTGCTGAAGAAATCGGTTTGGATGGCGCCTATTTCAGGGTACATCATTTCGCGGCGCAATTAGCCTCTCCTTTTCCTTTACTCTCTGCCATCGGCGCTAAAACGAGCCGTATAGAGATCGGAACGGGCGTGATCGATATGCGTTACGAAAATCCCCTGTACATGGTGGAAGATGCCGGTGCGGCCGATCTGATTTCGGGCGGACGATTACAACTGGGCATCAGCAGAGGATCGCCCGAGCAAGTGATTGATGGATGGCGTTACTTTGGATATGAACCTGCAGCCGGCGAAACCGATGCAGACATGGGCCGCCGCAAAGCGTTACAGTTCCTGGAACATTTGAAAGGCGTTGGATTTGCACAACCGAATCCTTACCCTATGTTCCTGAATCCCCCGGGATTATTAAGGCTGGAACCACATTCCGCAGGGCTGCGCGACCGCATCTGGTGGGGCGCAGCGTCGGATGCCACCGCTATCTGGGCCGCCGAAAATGGCATGTACCTGCAAAGCTCCACACTGAAGTTTGACGAGAGCGGCAAACCGTTCCATATACAACAGGCAGAACAGATCCGGGCATACAAAGAAGCCTGGAAAAAGGCCGGTCATACCCGCGAACCAAGGGTATCTGTGAGCCGTTCTATCTTCGCATTGATGAATGACCGCGACCGTCAATATTTTGGCCAGGATACAAGAAGTGCCGACAAATTCGGCTACATCGAAAGCGACCGACGCGCCGTATTCGGAAAAAGTTACGCCGGCGAGCCGGATCAGCTGATTAAAGAACTGGCAAAGGATGAAGCGATCCAGGAAGCGGATACGTTGTTGCTGACGATCCCTAATACGTTGGGGGTGGATTATAATGTGCATGTGTTGTCATCGATACTCGAGCATGTGGCGCCGGGGTTGGGGTGGCGATAA
- a CDS encoding nuclear transport factor 2 family protein produces the protein MTNLELTRKLWDASEATGSFQPIIDQFAEDVVFQATIPPGTPISGEFRGKARLQEYFDTILPQVASFEQLEPLEFVPHGEDKVIILGNDAFTLPVNGKKYSSPYATVLTFRGGMIVKMLIIQDLSGIYEAYKGQA, from the coding sequence ATGACGAACCTCGAACTCACACGTAAACTTTGGGATGCTTCTGAAGCGACAGGCAGTTTTCAGCCTATCATCGATCAATTTGCGGAGGATGTGGTCTTCCAGGCGACTATCCCTCCCGGAACGCCGATCAGCGGTGAGTTTCGGGGCAAGGCCAGGTTGCAGGAGTACTTCGATACTATACTGCCGCAGGTGGCGAGTTTCGAGCAACTGGAACCTTTGGAGTTTGTGCCGCATGGCGAAGATAAGGTGATCATCCTGGGGAATGATGCATTTACGCTGCCCGTGAATGGGAAGAAGTACAGTAGTCCTTATGCTACGGTGCTTACCTTCCGTGGTGGGATGATTGTGAAGATGTTGATTATACAGGATTTGTCGGGGATTTATGAGGCGTATAAAGGGCAAGCGTAA
- a CDS encoding phosphocholine-specific phospholipase C, producing the protein MSDSRREFLKKSMLLSGATGLSTILPASIQRALAIDPAPGSTFLDAEHIVILMQENRSFDHCFGALQGVRGFNDPRAISLPDKKPVWLQTNEKGETYAPFRLDMKDTKITWMGSLPHSRASQVDAYNEGKYDNWLIAKRPGNKQYAGMPLTLGYYTREDLPFNYAMADAFTVCDQNFCSAMTSTTPNRSFFWTGKITHQWDGIEKAHIRNDDFSFAKLDWGTFPEQLEKNNVKWKFYQNELSCGGGWKGEEKSWLANFGCNLLEFFAPYNVKFSERYITGLQKLVDTLPDEINKLQEESPSSEETANKNKAAIAKKQAALDNARAELAKWNKEAFDKLTPEQKKLYENAFVVNAGDPGYRSVTKLQYKDGNKEREVTVPSGDVLHQFRKDVNEGKLPTVSWLASPQNFSDHPSAPWYGAWYVSEVLDILTKNPEVWKKTIFIVTYDENDGYYDHVPPFSIPDNNKPGTGKVSTGIDTEVEHVRLANELKQGVPEMQAREAPIGLGFRVPMIIASPWSRGGKVCSQVFEHTSTLQFLETFINKKYNKNIRHENISRWRRAISGDLTSVFSPFDGSSPKPLPFLNRDKFVQDIFNAKFKSEPTGFAELTPSEIAAAIKSPSNIAARQEKGVRPAAALPYELYADGQWDAAQQRFVINMAAGKQLFGERSAGSPFTVYCPGAFTDEDGRTDTCRNWQFAVEKGDKLNYSWPVKGFSNEIYELRLHGPNGFFREFKGSAKDPQLDIRCAYPSDVKKQAGLSLNMNAAEALTIVIKDNAYGQKDISRSLVKGAAETLILPLTKSSGWYDFTIKIKGIKDFEQRFAGRVETGTDSITDPQMAG; encoded by the coding sequence ATGTCTGATTCCAGAAGGGAATTTTTGAAGAAATCCATGCTATTATCCGGCGCGACCGGACTTTCCACCATCCTCCCTGCATCTATACAGCGGGCGCTGGCCATTGATCCGGCGCCAGGCAGTACGTTTCTTGATGCGGAACATATTGTGATCCTCATGCAGGAGAACCGCTCGTTTGACCACTGCTTCGGCGCCTTACAAGGGGTGCGCGGGTTTAATGATCCACGGGCGATAAGTTTGCCGGACAAAAAACCGGTATGGCTGCAGACGAACGAAAAGGGTGAAACGTATGCACCTTTCCGGCTCGATATGAAGGACACGAAGATTACCTGGATGGGCTCTTTACCGCACTCGCGGGCCAGCCAGGTGGATGCTTACAACGAGGGTAAGTACGATAACTGGCTCATCGCCAAACGACCTGGCAATAAACAGTACGCGGGCATGCCACTTACACTGGGTTATTATACGCGTGAAGATCTTCCCTTCAACTACGCCATGGCAGATGCGTTTACGGTTTGCGACCAGAACTTCTGTTCGGCTATGACGAGTACTACACCGAACCGTTCGTTCTTCTGGACGGGCAAGATCACGCATCAGTGGGACGGCATCGAAAAAGCACACATCCGCAACGATGACTTCAGCTTTGCGAAGCTGGACTGGGGAACGTTCCCGGAGCAACTGGAGAAGAATAATGTGAAATGGAAGTTTTATCAGAATGAGCTTAGTTGCGGCGGCGGATGGAAGGGTGAAGAGAAATCATGGCTGGCAAACTTTGGCTGTAACCTGCTGGAGTTCTTTGCCCCTTACAATGTGAAGTTTAGTGAACGATATATTACAGGATTACAAAAGCTGGTAGATACGCTGCCCGACGAGATCAATAAACTGCAGGAGGAAAGTCCTTCTTCTGAAGAAACGGCCAATAAAAACAAAGCGGCGATCGCGAAGAAACAAGCAGCGCTGGACAATGCACGGGCAGAACTGGCGAAATGGAATAAAGAGGCTTTTGACAAACTAACGCCGGAGCAGAAAAAGCTGTACGAGAACGCCTTCGTGGTAAATGCAGGTGATCCCGGGTACCGGTCTGTGACTAAACTGCAATACAAGGATGGCAATAAAGAGCGCGAGGTCACAGTGCCTTCGGGCGATGTGCTGCACCAGTTCCGGAAGGATGTGAACGAAGGTAAACTGCCAACAGTATCGTGGCTGGCGAGTCCGCAGAACTTTTCGGACCACCCGAGTGCCCCCTGGTACGGTGCCTGGTATGTGTCGGAGGTGCTGGACATTCTCACGAAAAATCCCGAGGTGTGGAAGAAAACAATCTTCATTGTTACTTATGACGAGAACGATGGCTACTACGATCACGTACCGCCGTTTTCTATCCCGGATAACAACAAACCCGGCACCGGTAAGGTGTCTACAGGAATTGATACAGAGGTCGAACACGTGCGCCTGGCAAACGAGCTGAAACAGGGCGTTCCGGAAATGCAGGCGCGCGAAGCGCCGATCGGACTGGGCTTCCGGGTACCGATGATCATTGCATCACCGTGGAGCCGTGGTGGCAAGGTGTGTTCGCAGGTATTTGAGCACACGTCTACTTTACAGTTCCTGGAAACATTTATTAATAAGAAATACAATAAAAACATCCGCCACGAAAACATAAGCCGGTGGAGAAGGGCGATCAGCGGCGATCTTACTTCGGTATTCAGTCCTTTTGATGGCAGCAGTCCAAAGCCACTGCCTTTCCTCAACCGGGATAAATTTGTACAGGATATTTTTAACGCGAAGTTCAAAAGCGAACCGACGGGCTTTGCGGAGCTCACACCTTCCGAGATAGCTGCTGCGATTAAGTCACCGTCAAATATTGCTGCCCGCCAGGAGAAGGGCGTAAGACCTGCGGCAGCGCTGCCGTACGAATTGTATGCGGACGGACAATGGGATGCTGCGCAACAACGATTCGTGATCAATATGGCAGCGGGGAAACAGCTGTTCGGAGAACGATCTGCAGGCTCACCGTTTACCGTGTATTGTCCTGGGGCATTCACAGATGAAGACGGTCGCACGGATACGTGCCGGAACTGGCAGTTTGCGGTGGAGAAAGGTGACAAATTGAACTACAGCTGGCCGGTAAAGGGCTTCAGTAATGAGATATACGAACTTCGCCTGCACGGCCCTAACGGCTTCTTCCGCGAGTTTAAAGGAAGTGCGAAAGACCCGCAGCTGGATATACGGTGCGCTTATCCATCCGATGTAAAAAAGCAGGCCGGGCTAAGTCTCAACATGAATGCTGCCGAGGCGCTGACGATCGTGATCAAAGACAATGCGTACGGACAAAAGGACATTTCGCGCAGCCTCGTGAAAGGAGCTGCCGAAACGCTCATCTTACCGCTGACGAAAAGTTCGGGCTGGTATGACTTCACGATCAAAATAAAAGGCATAAAAGATTTCGAACAACGGTTCGCCGGTCGTGTGGAAACGGGTACAGACAGTATCACCGATCCGCAGATGGCAGGATAA
- a CDS encoding lipopolysaccharide kinase InaA family protein: MSIHIEMAPQYEFLRSYIEAIPEKFNSMGIVVHKARNIIRLDMAKNIKLVIKSYQQIYLFNQFCYANLLPSKAKRAFHYAEKLINKGFVTPEPVAYIECINNGLMKESYFVCTYTDYQPLKQVTDMPIDEARQLLDTFAAFTAHLHKKDIYHKDFSVGNILYKQDETGYHFSLVDNNRMQFRHGSFADRMKNLRRLDLPLPMLAYYCQQYAKINGENELVTLTTMLNYRKKRMLSATTKVS, translated from the coding sequence ATGAGTATACATATTGAAATGGCGCCTCAGTACGAATTTCTGAGAAGTTATATCGAGGCGATTCCTGAGAAGTTTAATTCCATGGGGATTGTGGTCCACAAGGCGCGTAACATCATTCGCCTCGACATGGCCAAAAATATAAAGCTGGTGATCAAATCTTACCAGCAGATTTACCTGTTTAACCAGTTCTGTTATGCTAACCTATTGCCTTCCAAAGCCAAGCGGGCCTTTCACTATGCAGAAAAACTGATCAACAAAGGATTTGTTACACCCGAGCCGGTCGCCTACATCGAGTGCATCAATAACGGTTTGATGAAAGAAAGTTATTTTGTGTGTACGTATACTGACTATCAGCCACTGAAGCAGGTTACAGACATGCCGATAGATGAAGCGCGCCAGTTACTGGATACCTTTGCCGCTTTTACCGCGCATCTGCATAAGAAAGATATTTATCATAAGGATTTTTCCGTAGGCAACATCCTTTACAAACAGGATGAAACTGGTTATCATTTTTCATTGGTGGATAACAACCGCATGCAGTTCCGCCACGGTTCGTTCGCCGACCGTATGAAAAACCTCCGTCGTCTTGACCTGCCACTGCCTATGCTGGCTTATTACTGTCAGCAGTACGCGAAGATCAATGGCGAAAATGAACTGGTAACGTTAACGACTATGTTAAATTACCGGAAAAAACGCATGCTGTCCGCTACCACAAAGGTCAGTTAA
- a CDS encoding TVP38/TMEM64 family protein, translated as MTKAPAHEQHNGQSNLPFFISIGVLAALAGCYFLIPGFKDWVNEAFEVLTSKDKDLIKDWVGEFGIAGPIVLVLVMVIQMFLIVIPNILVMIIAITAYGPIWGSVISIVGVWASSSFGYVIGRYLGPGVVRKLISPKTQETISKYLKLYGVPAIVITRLASISNDALGIVAGFLRMQYKRFILATLGGITPLVVLLAIFGNNGRIERALFWIAGISLVMLIVYIFIKNKQLKKQGVQ; from the coding sequence ATGACTAAAGCCCCTGCTCACGAACAACATAACGGGCAAAGTAACCTGCCCTTTTTTATATCGATAGGTGTACTGGCTGCATTAGCCGGTTGTTATTTCCTCATTCCCGGGTTTAAGGACTGGGTGAATGAGGCCTTCGAGGTGCTGACGAGTAAGGATAAGGACCTTATAAAAGATTGGGTAGGGGAGTTTGGTATTGCTGGCCCTATCGTGCTGGTATTGGTCATGGTGATACAAATGTTTTTGATCGTGATCCCAAACATATTGGTAATGATCATCGCGATCACCGCATATGGCCCAATTTGGGGATCGGTCATTTCGATTGTCGGCGTGTGGGCGTCCTCGTCATTCGGTTATGTGATAGGTCGCTACCTGGGGCCGGGTGTCGTGCGTAAACTCATTAGTCCGAAAACGCAAGAAACGATTTCGAAATACCTGAAGTTATACGGTGTACCCGCGATCGTTATCACACGCCTCGCATCTATCTCCAACGACGCGTTAGGCATCGTCGCCGGTTTCCTCCGTATGCAATATAAACGTTTCATTCTCGCAACACTTGGTGGTATCACACCGCTGGTTGTTCTACTGGCTATTTTCGGAAACAATGGCCGCATAGAACGGGCATTGTTCTGGATTGCCGGCATTTCCCTGGTTATGCTCATCGTCTACATCTTCATCAAAAATAAACAGCTCAAAAAGCAGGGTGTGCAGTAA
- a CDS encoding ABC transporter ATP-binding protein produces the protein MKTIWKYFKEQRWRVALALLLAGIAQLLSLVDPIIFGKIIDDYATKPVTTNEQELVRGVMYWLGIAIGIAIVARIARAFQDFVTRQAVQLFGMQIFNDGLKQTLRLSFQEFEEQRSGETLSILQKVKTDTERFINAFINVLFSSVVGMGFLIWYSVTKNWMLVPVFLVGILVLGSLTGLLSKKIKTVQRSINKETYKMSGVITESLRNIELVKSLGLTFPEIRRLKVQTRNIYDLEMLKTRRVRTLSFLQGTTLNLLRQSILFILLWLIFRHVLTTGELIAMQFISTSIFGPLQDLGNIILSYREVEASVHNFDQLMQKPVELRPDAPIETGPLKTIHFENVIFRHKTAHINAIDGVSFGVETGQTIAFVGPSGSGKSTLVKLLVGLYRPVSGEILFNGVSATDIRYNELRRQIGFVTQDTQLFAGTIKENLLFVKADATDQEILDALHKASCDGLLARSANGIDTILGEGGMKLSGGEKQRISIARALLRNPRLLIFDEATSALDSLTEDDITNTIREVSASRERITILIAHRLSTIMHADVIYVLEKGKISETGHHDALLAQKGLYYAMWRQQVGERRETLTKPAR, from the coding sequence ATGAAAACGATCTGGAAGTATTTTAAAGAACAGCGTTGGCGCGTGGCGCTGGCCCTTTTGCTGGCCGGCATTGCGCAGTTATTAAGCCTGGTAGATCCCATCATTTTTGGTAAGATCATAGATGACTATGCGACTAAACCCGTTACCACGAATGAACAGGAACTGGTGCGGGGCGTCATGTACTGGCTGGGAATCGCTATCGGCATCGCCATCGTTGCGCGCATCGCACGTGCTTTCCAGGACTTCGTGACCCGGCAGGCGGTGCAGCTGTTCGGCATGCAGATATTCAACGACGGGCTGAAACAAACGCTGCGCCTGTCATTCCAGGAATTTGAAGAGCAACGCAGCGGGGAAACATTATCCATTCTGCAAAAAGTAAAAACAGATACCGAGCGGTTCATCAATGCCTTTATTAACGTGTTGTTTTCTTCTGTTGTGGGGATGGGTTTCCTCATCTGGTATTCGGTCACTAAAAACTGGATGCTGGTGCCGGTGTTTCTCGTGGGAATACTGGTACTCGGCTCGCTGACGGGACTTCTAAGCAAAAAGATCAAAACCGTGCAGCGAAGCATCAATAAAGAGACCTATAAAATGTCGGGGGTGATTACCGAATCGCTGCGAAACATAGAGCTGGTAAAAAGCCTCGGCCTTACCTTTCCGGAGATACGCCGCCTGAAAGTACAAACGCGTAATATTTACGACCTGGAGATGTTGAAAACCCGTCGGGTACGTACGCTCTCGTTCCTGCAGGGTACTACGTTAAACCTGCTGCGGCAATCCATCTTGTTCATCCTGCTTTGGCTGATATTCCGCCACGTGCTTACGACCGGTGAACTGATCGCCATGCAATTCATTTCTACCTCTATTTTCGGGCCTCTGCAGGACCTGGGAAACATCATCCTCAGCTACCGCGAAGTGGAAGCATCCGTTCACAACTTCGACCAGCTGATGCAAAAGCCGGTTGAACTACGTCCGGACGCGCCCATAGAGACCGGACCATTAAAAACGATTCATTTTGAAAATGTGATTTTCCGCCATAAAACAGCGCACATCAACGCCATAGACGGCGTAAGCTTTGGCGTGGAAACGGGACAAACGATTGCTTTCGTAGGTCCATCCGGCTCCGGTAAATCGACGCTGGTAAAACTGCTTGTAGGTTTGTACCGCCCTGTATCCGGAGAGATCCTGTTCAACGGCGTGTCCGCTACAGACATCCGTTACAATGAACTGCGCCGGCAGATCGGCTTCGTAACACAGGACACGCAGCTTTTTGCGGGAACCATCAAAGAAAACCTCTTGTTCGTAAAGGCCGACGCCACCGACCAGGAAATTCTCGATGCGCTGCACAAAGCCTCCTGCGACGGGCTGCTGGCCCGCTCTGCCAACGGCATCGATACGATATTGGGCGAAGGCGGGATGAAACTGTCTGGCGGAGAAAAACAACGTATATCCATCGCACGGGCGTTGCTCCGCAACCCGAGACTGCTCATTTTCGACGAGGCTACCTCCGCGCTCGACTCACTCACCGAAGACGATATTACGAACACCATTCGTGAGGTATCGGCCAGCCGGGAGCGTATCACAATTTTGATCGCCCATCGCTTGTCGACCATCATGCATGCCGACGTGATTTATGTGCTGGAAAAAGGGAAAATCTCTGAGACCGGGCATCACGATGCGTTGTTAGCGCAAAAGGGCTTATACTACGCCATGTGGCGGCAGCAGGTGGGCGAACGGCGGGAAACCCTGACTAAGCCTGCGAGATAA